Within Caldalkalibacillus thermarum, the genomic segment CCGGTTCTACCTCTATCCTAGCCAGATCCCCGTGATGACGGACACGTACCTGGCGGATACCTAAGCTGCGAATTACCTGTTCAGCCTGTTCAACCTTGGAAAGCTTTTGCACTGTAATCATCTCTCCGTAAGCAATGCGGGAGGACAGGCAGGCAAAAGAAGGATTATCCCAGGTTTCTAAGCCCATTTGTTTGGACAGTGCCCTGATCTCATCTTTGTACAAACCGGCTTCCTGCAGTGGGCCCCTCACACCCGATTCTTGGGCTGCTTTAGTACCCGGACGGTATTCACTTAAATCATCGGCAATAAGACCATAGACAATATGGTTCAATCCATACTTTTTGCGCAAAGGTTCCAATTCCTCAAACAGCCCTTTTTTGCAGAAGTAACAACGATTTTTATTGTTCTCCTTATACCCGGGAATCTCCAGTTCAGACGTGGAAATCACCACATGGCGTGCCCCGATTATGGCTGCCAGCCGCTTTGCCTCCTCCAACTCTGAAGAAGGATATGTCTCCGAATCGGCTGTCACAGCTAGGACATGGTCATAACCAAGGGTGTCCACTGCAACCTTGAGTAAAAAGGTACTGTCTACCCCTCCCGAGAAGGCAACAAGCACACTTTTCATGTCGGAGAGTATACCTTTAAGTTTGAGCAGTTTATTCTCCATATTATCCCTCTCTAGTTACGTTTAATCATCTTTTCTTCTATTTTAACAGAATCTTTTTAAATTGACACTGCGTGGTCTAAGGATTTTGAAGCAACTGGTCAGCAGCAAGGGGGTTTGTTAGAATC encodes:
- the larE gene encoding ATP-dependent sacrificial sulfur transferase LarE, with translation MENKLLKLKGILSDMKSVLVAFSGGVDSTFLLKVAVDTLGYDHVLAVTADSETYPSSELEEAKRLAAIIGARHVVISTSELEIPGYKENNKNRCYFCKKGLFEELEPLRKKYGLNHIVYGLIADDLSEYRPGTKAAQESGVRGPLQEAGLYKDEIRALSKQMGLETWDNPSFACLSSRIAYGEMITVQKLSKVEQAEQVIRSLGIRQVRVRHHGDLARIEVEPGDMDTILTNRDHIYNQLEQIGYKFITLDLKGYKSGSMNKVLTK